From one Litoreibacter janthinus genomic stretch:
- a CDS encoding AAA family ATPase produces the protein MRDHSDLQSMNERSLAQQTAVRRATFSPGETKTLRPFSIWEISQFMFGVPADTLRKKLADDPSLPQGETQEDGRQRWFTLEEINELRLRVKFRGRNLRPERPKGRAMRVAVSNFKGGVGKTVVAQHLANAAALDGYRVLCIDFDPQATLTHSMGLNEVKETNTVWGIMCRDLCREADRITEGYDDPDDCPYPSSDELPEDVQSIGAQRFQDFIQPTCWPTIDIIPSCANAAFVEFASAQYRSLHKAWSFFGCVARYLDELPDDQYDLIIFDCPPAIGYQSLNAAFAADILYIPSGPGYWEYDSTTSYLGQLGDAMQDISEGFATLAADAGLTLPKQFHDVRLLMTRFEANNPLHAAMMDAFRNVFGADVCANPIEMTRAVEQSGRFQMSVYEQDYRQMTRETWKRARQSFDRAYDEFRNTLLASWRRQAEQGKETR, from the coding sequence ATGCGAGATCATTCAGACCTTCAATCCATGAACGAGCGCTCCCTCGCGCAGCAAACCGCTGTGCGCCGCGCGACTTTCTCTCCGGGGGAAACCAAGACCCTCCGCCCCTTCTCGATCTGGGAGATATCCCAGTTCATGTTCGGTGTGCCTGCGGACACGCTGCGCAAGAAGCTGGCGGACGACCCCTCCCTGCCCCAAGGCGAGACACAGGAAGATGGTCGCCAGCGCTGGTTCACGCTGGAGGAGATCAACGAGCTGCGCCTGCGTGTCAAATTCCGTGGCCGCAACCTGCGCCCCGAACGCCCCAAGGGTCGCGCGATGCGGGTGGCGGTTTCAAACTTCAAAGGCGGTGTCGGCAAAACGGTCGTCGCCCAACACCTCGCCAATGCCGCCGCGCTCGATGGCTACCGCGTGTTGTGCATCGACTTTGACCCGCAGGCGACGCTGACCCACTCCATGGGGCTGAACGAGGTGAAGGAAACCAACACCGTCTGGGGCATCATGTGTCGCGACCTGTGCCGCGAGGCGGACCGGATCACCGAAGGTTATGACGACCCCGATGACTGCCCCTACCCGTCATCCGACGAGTTGCCCGAGGATGTGCAATCCATCGGCGCGCAGCGGTTTCAGGATTTCATCCAGCCGACCTGCTGGCCCACCATCGACATCATCCCCAGCTGCGCCAATGCAGCTTTTGTCGAGTTTGCCAGCGCCCAGTACCGCTCGCTCCACAAGGCATGGTCATTCTTCGGATGTGTCGCCCGCTATCTGGACGAGCTGCCCGACGACCAATACGACCTGATCATCTTCGACTGCCCACCCGCCATCGGATACCAGTCCCTCAACGCGGCCTTCGCGGCGGACATCCTCTATATCCCTTCCGGTCCGGGCTATTGGGAATACGATTCAACGACGTCCTATCTGGGGCAGCTGGGCGACGCGATGCAGGACATCTCCGAAGGTTTCGCGACCCTCGCCGCGGACGCAGGGTTAACGCTGCCGAAACAGTTCCATGATGTACGCCTCCTCATGACGCGTTTCGAAGCCAACAACCCGCTGCACGCCGCGATGATGGATGCGTTCCGCAATGTGTTCGGCGCGGATGTTTGCGCGAACCCGATCGAGATGACACGCGCGGTGGAGCAATCGGGGCGCTTTCAGATGAGCGTTTACGAGCAGGACTACCGGCAAATGACCCGCGAGACGTGGAAGCGTGCGCGGCAAAGTTTTGACCGCGCCTATGACGAATTCCGAAACACTCTGCTGGCCTCTTGGAGACGTCAGGCAGAGCAAGGAAAGGAGACACGCTGA
- a CDS encoding DUF4123 domain-containing protein: MSRPLLIDTIVDISPLAPELDPTDTVPAQLQPALLGDYGAESGQARLYAILDAAQATGLVDMFETQELPHTCLYSGDAMANMGDLSPWLIELRPDDRMLRDLMTAADTADEDGPWHFWRRQIGIFLRSDLPLEELRLHFRKYTKLPDEEGDTFFLRFFEPDFLAALLGQATPGEIAGFFAPLKSVIAIEQPRPEVWAASVMSANPELDAAPTRMTLTRRKWRAMQLVEYNRHARKICVAHSIPKAEHQAFVDTAVRLQTYGFDHDTNLVDAFKVLQKVDHAHHPSIWKTIASGELSLGFILYKVRQHFGLEGIPA, encoded by the coding sequence ATGTCCCGACCTTTACTGATTGACACAATCGTCGATATATCCCCGCTCGCGCCCGAGTTGGATCCAACCGACACTGTTCCGGCCCAGTTGCAGCCGGCTTTGCTAGGCGATTACGGCGCGGAGTCGGGACAAGCGCGCTTGTATGCCATCCTCGATGCGGCGCAGGCGACCGGCCTTGTCGATATGTTCGAGACACAAGAGCTGCCGCATACATGCCTCTACTCCGGTGACGCGATGGCCAATATGGGTGATCTGTCGCCCTGGCTGATCGAACTGCGCCCCGATGATCGAATGCTACGCGATTTGATGACCGCCGCCGACACAGCGGACGAAGACGGTCCTTGGCATTTCTGGCGGCGCCAGATCGGGATATTCTTGCGCTCCGATTTGCCACTGGAAGAGCTTCGGCTCCATTTTCGGAAATACACCAAGCTGCCTGATGAAGAAGGCGACACGTTCTTCCTGCGCTTCTTCGAACCGGACTTCCTTGCCGCCCTGCTGGGGCAGGCCACACCCGGTGAGATCGCGGGCTTCTTTGCGCCCCTCAAGTCGGTCATCGCCATCGAGCAGCCCCGCCCGGAGGTTTGGGCCGCCAGCGTGATGTCCGCCAACCCCGAGCTTGACGCGGCCCCCACCCGGATGACGCTGACACGGCGCAAATGGCGGGCGATGCAACTGGTCGAATACAACCGCCACGCCCGCAAAATCTGCGTGGCCCACAGCATCCCCAAGGCCGAGCATCAGGCCTTTGTCGACACAGCCGTGCGGCTCCAGACCTATGGCTTTGACCACGACACCAACCTCGTTGACGCCTTCAAGGTGCTCCAAAAAGTCGACCACGCGCACCACCCCTCGATCTGGAAAACAATCGCCAGCGGGGAGCTGTCGTTGGGCTTCATCCTCTACAAGGTGCGGCAGCATTTCGGCCTAGAAGGAATTCCGGCATGA
- a CDS encoding ParB/RepB/Spo0J family partition protein: protein MTRDNKFGFAPLETKSVAPRERSVGPMGAAVRDAAESLTESTEAKVEQRRQNAEDAKAFRVAAGEGRVLTKVDISEVHTDDLPRDRLELEAVAQSDEMEELKASIRARGQKEPVELYRGPDGRLQLKKGWRRFTAISQLSAETGDAAFATITARVVDGDDLPIDRYIDMVEENVVREDLTFAEMAQVAITAAQDEAVKEQSADELVNRLYGALHKMKKSYIRSFVLVLETLRDELRWPKAISRNLGVDVAKALKAGQGDLADLRTRLNVAETADAQNAVLADFAKAAPKQEKPKLRVGRQKFEFHVGQTKVTARQGECRIVSKQDYASVPKARLQRAIKAFEDALKDEGNPRVTTL from the coding sequence ATGACCCGCGATAACAAATTCGGCTTCGCGCCATTGGAGACCAAATCTGTCGCCCCGCGCGAACGCTCTGTTGGCCCGATGGGCGCGGCTGTCCGTGACGCCGCAGAAAGCCTGACCGAAAGCACCGAAGCCAAGGTCGAACAACGCCGCCAGAACGCCGAGGACGCCAAGGCGTTTCGTGTCGCAGCGGGCGAGGGCAGGGTGCTGACCAAGGTCGACATCTCGGAGGTCCACACGGATGACCTGCCCCGCGACCGGCTGGAGCTGGAGGCTGTCGCCCAAAGCGACGAGATGGAGGAGCTGAAGGCCTCCATCCGTGCCCGTGGTCAGAAAGAACCGGTGGAGCTGTATCGCGGACCAGACGGGCGCTTGCAGTTGAAGAAAGGCTGGCGCCGGTTCACCGCCATCAGCCAGCTTTCTGCTGAAACCGGAGACGCCGCATTCGCCACGATCACGGCGCGGGTGGTGGACGGGGACGACCTGCCGATCGACCGCTACATCGACATGGTCGAGGAGAACGTCGTTCGCGAGGATCTGACCTTTGCGGAAATGGCGCAGGTTGCGATCACCGCCGCGCAAGACGAAGCCGTCAAAGAACAGTCCGCTGACGAATTGGTAAACCGCCTCTATGGCGCGCTGCACAAGATGAAGAAGAGCTATATCCGCTCCTTCGTGCTGGTGCTGGAAACCCTGCGTGACGAATTGCGCTGGCCCAAGGCGATCTCGCGCAACCTGGGTGTGGATGTGGCCAAGGCGTTGAAAGCGGGGCAGGGGGATCTGGCCGACCTGCGCACGCGGCTGAACGTGGCCGAGACCGCAGATGCGCAGAACGCTGTGCTGGCGGATTTCGCCAAGGCAGCCCCCAAGCAGGAAAAACCCAAGCTGCGGGTCGGGCGTCAGAAGTTCGAGTTCCACGTCGGCCAAACCAAAGTAACTGCCCGCCAAGGGGAATGCCGGATCGTGTCCAAGCAGGACTACGCCTCGGTTCCAAAGGCGCGGCTTCAGCGGGCGATCAAAGCCTTCGAAGACGCGTTGAAGGATGAAGGTAACCCACGGGTTACCACGCTGTAG
- a CDS encoding formylglycine-generating enzyme family protein, producing the protein MRNLTCIAAACTAISTGAFAMGSIFGSDFKDYTPPKASDANISALVERVLADMVFIPGGSFLFGNVPVPVEVDGEIREELIYGPAVDPDRAPITLDGYYAARFEITNHDFDLYAAANDLPLRPDNPIHHGRQGPYPAVLAHHQAESYCAWLAELTGQPFALPTSEQWEFAARSGGQAVAYATQDGTYDYLEQLYRQTLDDQPNTPHLPDAYPPNPYGLYAMSSNLAEWVADEWLDTDGFPLKDGATGDPESRDRRVWRGAAYTSQASLNSIFMFGAAGPSTRSKTLEINEDMAPYFEPDHPIIYWGREIGARCVVNVASAPADSGFGRNAGPVPDDFPKPFAPLERR; encoded by the coding sequence ATGCGTAACCTGACCTGTATCGCCGCGGCCTGCACCGCCATTAGCACCGGAGCCTTCGCCATGGGATCAATTTTTGGTAGTGATTTCAAAGACTACACCCCTCCCAAAGCCAGTGACGCGAATATCTCAGCGCTGGTGGAGCGGGTGCTGGCAGACATGGTGTTTATCCCCGGCGGCAGCTTTTTGTTCGGCAATGTGCCGGTTCCGGTCGAGGTGGACGGCGAGATCCGCGAAGAGCTGATTTACGGCCCGGCTGTTGACCCTGATCGCGCCCCGATCACACTGGACGGCTACTACGCCGCGCGGTTCGAGATCACCAATCACGACTTTGACCTCTATGCCGCGGCCAACGATCTGCCCCTGCGCCCCGACAACCCAATTCATCACGGCCGCCAAGGCCCCTACCCCGCCGTTCTGGCCCATCACCAGGCCGAAAGTTACTGTGCTTGGCTGGCGGAACTGACTGGCCAGCCCTTTGCGCTGCCAACCTCGGAGCAATGGGAATTCGCGGCGCGATCCGGCGGGCAAGCCGTGGCTTACGCAACGCAGGATGGCACTTACGATTATCTGGAGCAGCTTTACCGCCAGACCCTGGACGATCAGCCCAATACCCCGCATCTGCCCGACGCCTATCCGCCGAACCCCTACGGGCTTTATGCGATGAGCTCCAATTTGGCGGAATGGGTGGCGGACGAATGGCTCGACACCGATGGCTTCCCTTTGAAGGACGGCGCTACTGGCGACCCTGAATCCCGTGACCGCCGCGTCTGGCGCGGCGCGGCCTACACCTCGCAGGCGTCGCTGAATTCGATTTTCATGTTCGGTGCAGCGGGGCCATCCACGCGGTCAAAAACGCTGGAGATCAACGAGGACATGGCCCCCTATTTCGAGCCGGATCACCCGATCATCTATTGGGGACGGGAAATCGGCGCGCGTTGCGTGGTCAACGTGGCCTCGGCGCCTGCAGACTCTGGCTTTGGGCGCAACGCCGGTCCTGTTCCGGACGACTTTCCAAAACCCTTCGCACCGCTCGAACGCCGCTGA
- a CDS encoding type VI secretion system Vgr family protein, translating into MNKPFSQDNKVGKLHTTLGKDHLVLLRFDGHSSIDDLFEFNVEALSHEPNIDFNDLIGTHATVELDSMTGDKSFFDGVVTEAEWTGVQENGNTYNLVLRPWFWLASRRRNQRIFHNMTVVDIVSEVLGEYSGHGDTAFEVNLVRSYPELEYTVQYRESDFTFVTRQLERFGIHYFFVHEEGSHKLVLNDDMDNFPEIEQGVVPFYPILGQHRPPEEHFWHWQPRRLLTTGAITLTDYNFKTPVSQMLTEQVGDAQYENGKIESFDYPGDYLDKQRGDGVAKLRTLQERSNDHFHSVVGDVVSLNAGCRVTVGGQQVPGILDEEFLCARVDYSFRSQSYGSGSNGDDGFAYTASYIMTPVTEPFEPERVTPRPIVHGPQTAVVVGPEGEEIHCDEYGRIKVKFHWDRDAAHSMWCRVSQNWAGKGWGGMIIPRIGMEVVVEFLEGDPDQPLVTGCVYNGKNGVPYALPANKTKSVFKTDTHKGGGFNELTFEDQKEEEKIYMHGQKDQEIHIENNREKRVDNDQFETVGRDKSISVGQDHTESVGRDARHTVGQDVNYTVGRDQIENYGKDHVHNVGNIHKQAIYADHLISVGRNVEQEVSGKMTVNVVESITTNTGKHTLMAYDKFTIKGPGCSITLGGGTIELKAAKINLKGNVSMGGAGSAQVPTLSGAANKALPLVEECPKEDS; encoded by the coding sequence ATGAACAAACCATTTTCCCAAGACAACAAGGTCGGCAAACTTCACACCACGCTGGGCAAGGACCATTTAGTTCTCCTGCGATTCGATGGACATAGCAGCATCGACGATCTGTTCGAGTTCAACGTCGAGGCGCTGTCCCATGAACCGAATATCGATTTCAACGACCTGATCGGCACCCATGCCACGGTTGAGCTGGACTCCATGACCGGCGACAAGTCCTTCTTTGACGGGGTTGTCACCGAGGCCGAGTGGACCGGAGTGCAAGAGAACGGCAACACCTACAATCTGGTGCTGCGCCCTTGGTTCTGGCTGGCCTCGCGCCGCCGCAACCAGCGGATTTTCCACAATATGACCGTGGTCGACATCGTCTCGGAAGTGCTGGGCGAATATTCAGGTCATGGCGACACCGCCTTCGAGGTCAATCTGGTCCGCAGCTACCCCGAACTGGAATACACGGTCCAGTACCGCGAAAGCGACTTCACCTTCGTCACACGCCAGTTGGAACGCTTCGGCATCCACTATTTCTTCGTTCACGAGGAAGGCTCTCACAAGCTGGTCCTGAATGACGATATGGACAACTTCCCCGAGATTGAGCAGGGCGTCGTTCCCTTCTACCCGATCCTCGGCCAGCACCGCCCGCCGGAAGAGCATTTCTGGCACTGGCAGCCGCGCCGCCTGCTGACCACCGGCGCTATTACGCTGACCGATTACAACTTCAAAACGCCCGTGTCGCAGATGCTGACCGAGCAGGTCGGAGACGCGCAATACGAGAACGGCAAGATCGAAAGCTTCGACTATCCCGGCGACTATCTCGACAAGCAACGCGGGGACGGCGTCGCCAAGCTGCGGACGTTGCAAGAACGCTCCAACGACCACTTCCATTCGGTCGTCGGCGACGTGGTATCGCTGAACGCCGGCTGTCGTGTGACTGTCGGTGGCCAGCAAGTGCCCGGCATTCTGGACGAGGAATTCCTGTGCGCCCGCGTGGACTACAGTTTCCGCTCCCAATCCTACGGGTCCGGCAGCAACGGCGATGACGGCTTTGCCTACACCGCAAGCTATATCATGACCCCTGTGACCGAGCCATTCGAGCCAGAACGTGTCACCCCCCGCCCTATTGTGCACGGCCCGCAAACAGCCGTGGTCGTCGGCCCCGAAGGCGAAGAGATTCACTGCGACGAATATGGCCGCATCAAAGTCAAATTCCACTGGGACCGCGACGCGGCCCACTCCATGTGGTGCCGTGTCAGCCAGAACTGGGCCGGCAAAGGCTGGGGCGGGATGATTATCCCGCGCATCGGCATGGAAGTTGTTGTCGAATTCCTTGAAGGCGATCCGGACCAACCGCTGGTCACTGGCTGCGTCTACAACGGCAAGAACGGCGTCCCCTATGCGCTGCCTGCCAATAAGACCAAGTCCGTGTTCAAAACCGACACCCACAAAGGCGGCGGCTTCAACGAACTGACCTTCGAAGACCAGAAGGAAGAAGAAAAGATTTACATGCACGGGCAGAAGGATCAGGAGATCCATATCGAGAACAACCGCGAGAAGCGGGTCGATAATGACCAGTTCGAGACCGTAGGCCGTGACAAATCGATCTCTGTCGGCCAGGACCACACTGAATCGGTGGGCCGTGACGCCCGCCACACCGTGGGTCAGGACGTGAATTACACCGTGGGTCGAGACCAGATCGAAAACTACGGCAAGGACCATGTCCACAATGTCGGCAACATCCACAAACAGGCGATTTATGCCGATCACCTGATCTCTGTGGGCCGCAATGTGGAGCAGGAAGTCTCCGGCAAAATGACGGTGAACGTGGTTGAAAGCATCACCACCAACACCGGCAAGCACACCCTGATGGCCTATGACAAGTTCACCATCAAAGGTCCAGGCTGCTCCATCACCCTTGGCGGTGGCACGATCGAGCTGAAAGCCGCGAAGATCAACCTGAAGGGCAACGTCTCCATGGGCGGCGCGGGGTCTGCGCAGGTTCCGACATTGTCTGGTGCGGCCAACAAGGCGCTCCCACTGGTCGAAGAATGCCCAAAAGAAGATAGCTGA